A genomic segment from Caldisalinibacter kiritimatiensis encodes:
- a CDS encoding asparaginase, with protein MENKVAVIFTGGTISMKVDPRINAAIPALSSEEIMAMVTNIEKYTDIEIINFAKLPGPHMTPEKMMELSKLVRKTLARKDITGVVVTHGTDTLEETAYLLHLTIKNEKPVIVVGAMRNGSELGYDGPSNLSAAICTAISDEAKNKGVLVVMNNEVNAASEVTKTNTLTVNTFKAPEFGPLGIVDNDEVIFYRDIKYRDYIPTENIETDVALLKTGVGMNSDLIEFCIQSGYKGIVIEALGRGNVPPKMIEGIENAINKNIPIVIVSRCPTGRVLDTYGYEGAGKHLKKLGAIFGYNLPGQKARIKLMLALGITNDINKIRNIFENI; from the coding sequence TTGGAAAATAAAGTAGCTGTTATATTTACAGGCGGTACAATTTCTATGAAAGTAGACCCTAGAATTAATGCTGCTATCCCCGCCTTATCAAGCGAAGAAATCATGGCTATGGTTACAAACATAGAAAAATACACTGATATTGAAATTATAAACTTTGCTAAACTTCCTGGACCTCATATGACACCAGAAAAGATGATGGAACTTTCTAAACTAGTTAGGAAAACCCTTGCCCGCAAAGATATAACTGGTGTCGTCGTTACTCATGGTACTGACACTTTAGAAGAAACCGCGTATCTTCTACACCTAACCATAAAAAACGAAAAGCCTGTTATAGTTGTAGGAGCTATGAGAAATGGGTCAGAACTTGGTTATGATGGACCTAGTAACTTATCAGCTGCAATTTGTACTGCTATATCTGATGAAGCTAAAAATAAAGGTGTATTAGTGGTAATGAATAATGAAGTTAATGCTGCTTCAGAAGTTACTAAAACAAATACTTTAACTGTTAATACTTTTAAAGCACCAGAATTTGGTCCATTAGGTATAGTTGACAATGATGAGGTTATTTTTTATAGAGATATCAAATACAGAGATTATATTCCAACAGAAAATATAGAAACTGATGTAGCTTTACTCAAAACAGGTGTAGGTATGAACTCCGACTTAATAGAGTTTTGTATCCAATCCGGTTATAAAGGGATAGTAATTGAAGCCCTTGGCAGAGGTAATGTGCCTCCTAAAATGATAGAAGGAATAGAAAATGCAATAAATAAAAACATTCCTATTGTAATAGTATCTAGATGCCCTACTGGAAGAGTTCTTGATACTTATGGTTATGAAGGAGCTGGAAAACATCTAAAAAAGTTAGGAGCCATTTTCGGATATAATTTACCTGGTCAAAAGGCACGAATCAAATTAATGTTAGCACTAGG